A segment of the Candidatus Izimaplasma bacterium HR1 genome:
TTGCTGGACAATCTGCAAAAGGTAGAGAATTAGCTGCAATCATTAATGATGGTGGAGAATTAACTTGGGCTGATCTAGAAAACGCTGCATTCTGTACAGGTGGTTCTACATCAAGTGCTTCTTACATTTATCCTAACTTATGGTTAAATGAACAATTTAGTAAATCAATCGCTGATATGCCTAATGCTGTTGATGCTGGTGGTTATGGTAACTCAGTACAACGTATCGAAGCTGAAACTTGTGACATCGCTGCATTATATGGTGATGCTCGTATGCATAACGCATTTACTGATGGAGATATCTTCGCTTTAACTGATGTTATTGCTGTAAGTGATCCTATCGCAAATGATGGTATTCAAGTTGCTGCACATATCAATGTTAAATTAGCTGAAGCATTACAAATCGCATTCATGAATTTAATTAATGATCCTGCAAATGTTGATATCTTTGATATCTATTCACATTCTGCATATTCACCAATTACTTTCTTAGGGTATGAAGGTACTCGTAAAGTTAGCGATATGGATACAATCTTAGACTAATTTAAATTAAAAATTAAAAATTAAAAATTAAAACCACAACTATTTAGTTGTGGTTTTTTTCTATTTAAACTAGATTCTCTATTTTTTCTTTATATCTTAAGAAGTAATAACCAATAATCGATATAGCACAAAGGAAGCATTCAATAGCATAGAATAACAAACGATATCCTTCTTCAAGTGCTAATCCTAACGAATATCCATAGGCGAAAAACGAACCTACTATTAACAAGCTAAAAATTATCCAATAACTAAAAATATTTGGTTTAGCATAATATATTTTATAAGATATTTCACTTAGTCCATAACCTACTAAATAAATACCTCCAATTGATAGAATTTGCATAAATATTCCTTCATCACTAAACCCCATTACTCGTGAACGCAAGACAAAAACAATAGCTAATACAACCATTCCAATAAGTTTTTTACTCATAATGCCACCTCTTCCTTTAATCCTATAATAACGAATTTCGTTCATACAATCAACTATTAAAGACGATAAATAATAAAATTACTCTATCAAATATAGTAATTTTAATGTATAATAAATTCAAGATACAAATGACCGAGGTGTAGACAATGAATGATCGACATAGTAAATGGTATCGTTTAGACAATCAAGCAAAAATATTTCCTGAGGTATATGGTAAAAGAGAACCTCATGTCTTTAGAATACAGATCGCATTAAAAGAAAAAATAGAATCAGATATCTTACAGATCGCAGTTAATAACTTATTAGAAAGATATCCGATGTTTAAAGTTAAATTAAAAAGAGGTTTATTCTGGGTTTACCTAGATACTAATGATAAACCATTTTATGTTCAAAAGATGACATATAAAGTTGTTGGTTTAATGGATTTCCCTAAACAGAATGATTATTTGTTTAGAGTATTGTACCGTAAAAACACTATTGCTGTTGAAACCTTTCATACTTTAACAGATGGAACTGGTTTAAGTGAATTTGTTAAATCACTTACTTATGAGTATTTAAAACTTAAAGGTTATGATGTTACTCCTGATAACATCATAAGAACAACAAAAGAAAAAGCTTTAACTCATGAATCAGAAGATTCAAGTAAGAAGTATTATTCTAACGCTAATAATAAAAGAGCTAAGGAAGGCAAGGCATTCCGTATAGCGGGTACAGAGACCACAGAGAACGAACTAAAAGTTATTTCCTTAATCTTATCTACAAAAGAAGTAAAAGCCTTAGGGAAAGAAAAAAACGCTACTATAACAGAATATATTGTAGCAGCTATGACTGAGGCTATCTATAAAACACAAGTTCAATATAAAACTCAAGTAAAAGGTAATCAACACCCGATTAAGATCGGTTTACCTGTAAACTTAAGAACAAGGTTCCCTTCAGATACAATGCGTAACTT
Coding sequences within it:
- a CDS encoding ABC transporter, phosphonate, periplasmic substrate-binding protein, with the translated sequence MKKLFAFALLFVSIFALTACGEGEKTELNVVFVPSRDAVDILAVTAPLAAQLKTELNDLGYNFEEINITVSANYAAAAEAARAGTADVVFLPGGTYVTYQDALVPILAAARDSLNKNSVIAADWNDGLPTQTIDGSKDATTYRSIIIAGQSAKGRELAAIINDGGELTWADLENAAFCTGGSTSSASYIYPNLWLNEQFSKSIADMPNAVDAGGYGNSVQRIEAETCDIAALYGDARMHNAFTDGDIFALTDVIAVSDPIANDGIQVAAHINVKLAEALQIAFMNLINDPANVDIFDIYSHSAYSPITFLGYEGTRKVSDMDTILD
- a CDS encoding Alcohol acetyltransferase, producing the protein MNDRHSKWYRLDNQAKIFPEVYGKREPHVFRIQIALKEKIESDILQIAVNNLLERYPMFKVKLKRGLFWVYLDTNDKPFYVQKMTYKVVGLMDFPKQNDYLFRVLYRKNTIAVETFHTLTDGTGLSEFVKSLTYEYLKLKGYDVTPDNIIRTTKEKALTHESEDSSKKYYSNANNKRAKEGKAFRIAGTETTENELKVISLILSTKEVKALGKEKNATITEYIVAAMTEAIYKTQVQYKTQVKGNQHPIKIGLPVNLRTRFPSDTMRNFVNIISVEVPTPHDDVTFDDILEITKKEIKEKTTKEELTRIMSEYVSYEKNILVRIIPSILKKYVLKIGYSMLGSKLHTMSLSNVGLVKFPASMEPYIHDMAFMVGASRNNHINVGVIAFGDKFKVSFNSNIMETSVHKEFVRHFTSLGLDAEIESNYMEENL